In the genome of Streptomyces pactum, one region contains:
- a CDS encoding SHOCT domain-containing protein produces the protein MSAQTYLAYDYPMLSVFWSMLVFFLWVMWFVLLFRVVLDIFRDDDLSGWGKAGWLVFTVLLPFLGVFVYVVARGRNMGRREAAHARAQQEELNAYIRQAASGARTGGIDELAALSEMRSRGDITDDEFRRAKDLVLTGHGTAERGAR, from the coding sequence ATGAGCGCGCAGACATACCTGGCGTACGACTACCCCATGCTCAGCGTCTTCTGGAGCATGCTGGTGTTCTTCCTGTGGGTCATGTGGTTCGTCCTGCTGTTCCGCGTGGTCCTCGACATCTTCCGCGACGACGACCTCAGCGGCTGGGGCAAGGCCGGCTGGCTGGTGTTCACCGTCCTGCTGCCCTTCCTGGGCGTCTTCGTCTACGTGGTCGCCCGGGGCAGGAACATGGGCCGCCGGGAGGCCGCGCACGCCCGTGCCCAGCAGGAGGAACTCAACGCCTACATCCGGCAGGCCGCGTCCGGTGCCCGGACCGGCGGCATCGACGAGCTGGCCGCGCTGTCCGAGATGCGCTCCCGCGGCGACATCACGGACGACGAGTTCCGCAGGGCGAAGGACCTGGTCCTGACCGGCCACGGTACGGCGGAGCGGGGTGCGCGATGA
- a CDS encoding DUF7144 family membrane protein, protein MTAAPTGQAPAAEREWATGLTVFAAVLLLLVGVLDILRGIMAIAEDDVFLSTRDYVFEFDLTGWGWTHLVLGALAVLISTGMLRTATWARVAGVVLAGLVIVANFLSLPYYPVWSVVVITMSGFVIWALCVVRGDDPSERPGERPPHRA, encoded by the coding sequence ATGACCGCGGCACCCACCGGGCAGGCCCCCGCGGCGGAGCGGGAATGGGCAACCGGTCTGACGGTCTTCGCCGCCGTGCTGCTCCTTCTCGTCGGCGTGCTCGACATCCTCCGGGGCATCATGGCCATCGCCGAGGACGACGTCTTCCTCTCCACGCGGGACTACGTGTTCGAGTTCGACCTGACCGGCTGGGGATGGACGCACCTCGTCCTGGGCGCGCTGGCCGTGCTCATCAGCACCGGGATGCTGCGGACCGCGACCTGGGCACGCGTCGCGGGGGTGGTCCTCGCCGGACTGGTCATCGTCGCCAACTTCCTCTCCCTGCCGTACTACCCGGTGTGGTCGGTGGTGGTGATCACCATGTCGGGCTTCGTCATCTGGGCCCTGTGCGTGGTCCGCGGCGACGACCCCTCCGAACGGCCCGGGGAGCGCCCGCCGCACCGGGCGTGA
- a CDS encoding ABC transporter permease has product MLRRNLLHARRYPSLTLNLLLTPVVLLLLFVHVFGDVMSAGMGGGADRSAYLAYVVPGIVLMTIGSTVVGTAVSVSQDMTEGIVARFRTMAIHRGSLLVGHVVGSVLRSTVSVLLVGAVAVASGFRSTDATPLEWLAAFGLLVLVALALTWIAVGMGMVSPNAEAASNNALPLILLPLISSAFVPIDAMPGWFRPVAEYQPFTPAIETLRGLLLGSAIGADGWITIGWCLALTVLGYRWSTAAFRRDPK; this is encoded by the coding sequence ATGCTGCGCCGCAACCTGCTGCACGCACGGCGCTACCCCTCCCTCACCCTCAACCTGCTGCTCACCCCGGTCGTCCTGCTGCTGCTCTTCGTCCACGTCTTCGGCGACGTGATGAGCGCCGGGATGGGAGGCGGCGCCGACCGCTCCGCGTACCTGGCGTACGTGGTGCCGGGCATCGTGCTGATGACCATCGGCAGCACCGTGGTCGGCACCGCGGTCTCCGTCTCCCAGGACATGACCGAGGGCATCGTCGCCCGCTTCCGCACCATGGCGATCCACCGCGGGTCCCTCCTCGTCGGACATGTCGTCGGCAGCGTGCTGCGATCGACGGTGAGCGTCCTCCTCGTCGGCGCCGTCGCCGTGGCCAGCGGCTTCCGCTCCACCGACGCCACGCCCCTGGAGTGGCTGGCGGCGTTCGGGCTGCTCGTGCTCGTCGCCCTGGCCCTCACCTGGATCGCCGTCGGGATGGGCATGGTCAGCCCGAACGCCGAGGCGGCCAGCAACAACGCGCTGCCGCTGATCCTCCTGCCGCTCATCTCCAGCGCCTTCGTCCCGATCGACGCGATGCCCGGCTGGTTCCGGCCGGTCGCCGAGTACCAGCCCTTCACCCCGGCCATCGAGACCCTGCGCGGGCTGCTGCTCGGCAGCGCGATCGGCGCCGACGGATGGATCACGATCGGCTGGTGCCTGGCGCTCACCGTCCTCGGCTACCGCTGGTCGACGGCGGCCTTCCGGCGCGATCCGAAGTAG
- a CDS encoding ATP-binding cassette domain-containing protein: MPTSRWVGPHAPPAISALGLRKSYGDRTVLDGIDLRIPAGSVFALLGPNGAGKTTTVRILSTLITADGGQAQVAGHDLTASPGGVRAAIGVTGQFSAVDGLITGEENMLLMADLHHLPRREGRRTAAGLLERFGLAEVAKKPAAGYSGGMRRRLDIAMTLVGNPRIIFLDEPTTGLDPRSRHTMWGIIRELVADGVTVFLTTQYLEEADQLADRIAVLDQGRIAAEGTAEELKRLVPGGHVRLRFLDPAAYHRAASALPGAGRDDDSLALRVPGDGTQRELRSLLDRLDTAGVEADELTVHTPDLDDVFLALTGGTDQPGETHR, from the coding sequence ATGCCCACGTCCAGGTGGGTGGGTCCGCACGCGCCCCCCGCCATCTCCGCCCTCGGTCTGCGCAAGTCCTACGGTGACCGGACCGTGCTCGACGGCATCGACCTGCGCATCCCGGCCGGTTCGGTGTTCGCCCTGCTCGGGCCGAACGGGGCGGGCAAGACCACCACGGTGCGGATACTGTCCACCCTCATCACCGCCGACGGCGGGCAGGCCCAGGTCGCGGGCCACGACCTCACCGCGTCCCCGGGCGGGGTGCGTGCCGCGATCGGCGTCACCGGGCAGTTCTCCGCCGTGGACGGCCTGATCACCGGTGAGGAGAACATGCTCCTCATGGCCGACCTGCACCACCTGCCCAGGCGCGAGGGCCGCCGCACCGCCGCCGGACTGCTGGAGCGTTTCGGCCTGGCGGAGGTCGCGAAGAAGCCCGCCGCCGGCTACTCCGGCGGCATGAGGCGCCGCCTCGACATCGCCATGACCCTGGTCGGCAACCCGCGGATCATCTTCCTCGACGAGCCCACCACCGGCCTCGACCCCCGCTCCCGGCACACCATGTGGGGCATCATCCGCGAACTGGTCGCCGACGGCGTCACCGTCTTCCTCACCACCCAGTACCTGGAGGAGGCCGACCAGCTCGCCGACCGCATCGCCGTGCTCGACCAGGGGCGGATCGCCGCCGAGGGCACCGCGGAGGAGCTGAAGCGACTGGTCCCCGGCGGGCACGTCCGGCTCCGCTTCCTCGACCCGGCCGCCTACCACCGAGCCGCCTCCGCCCTGCCCGGGGCCGGCCGGGACGACGACTCCCTCGCACTGCGCGTCCCCGGTGACGGCACCCAGCGCGAACTCCGCTCGCTCCTCGACCGGCTGGACACCGCCGGCGTCGAGGCGGACGAACTGACCGTGCACACGCCCGACCTCGACGACGTGTTCCTCGCCCTGACCGGCGGCACCGACCAGCCCGGGGAGACCCACCGATGA
- a CDS encoding DUF4097 family beta strand repeat-containing protein: MPSFDTPEPISVIAHVDAGSLRFIAGDRLDTVVDVQPRDPKRDHDVRAAEQTEATYAGGVLTVRTSKRRHPFGRTGIVDVTVELPAGSGVDATGAWAQVLGEGRLGKVRVKTSAGDVRLEATGPLQLTAAHGSITVERVDGAAEIGTSSGSLRVGTVGGPAVLKNSHGSTTVGAVTGDLRVSGANGDIDIARAEGSVTATTANGALRIADVARGTVQMETAHGSIEIGIREGTAAWLDVSSERGQVRNTLTPSRTPEKSEDTVEVRARTRYGNIDVRRARI; the protein is encoded by the coding sequence ATGCCTTCTTTCGACACCCCGGAACCGATCTCGGTCATCGCCCACGTGGACGCCGGCTCCCTCCGGTTCATCGCGGGCGACCGCCTCGACACGGTCGTCGACGTGCAGCCCCGCGACCCGAAGCGGGACCACGACGTACGGGCGGCCGAACAGACCGAGGCCACGTACGCCGGCGGTGTGCTCACCGTCCGGACCTCCAAGCGGCGCCACCCCTTCGGGCGCACCGGCATCGTGGACGTGACGGTCGAACTGCCCGCCGGCTCCGGTGTCGACGCGACCGGTGCCTGGGCCCAGGTGCTGGGTGAGGGCCGTCTCGGCAAGGTGCGGGTGAAGACCTCGGCCGGCGACGTCCGCCTCGAAGCCACCGGGCCGCTCCAGCTGACCGCCGCCCACGGCTCGATCACCGTGGAACGGGTCGACGGCGCGGCCGAGATCGGCACCAGCTCCGGCAGTCTTCGGGTGGGCACCGTCGGCGGCCCCGCGGTGCTGAAGAACTCGCACGGCTCCACGACCGTCGGCGCCGTGACCGGCGACCTGCGGGTGAGCGGCGCCAACGGGGACATCGACATCGCCCGTGCCGAGGGGTCGGTCACCGCCACCACCGCCAACGGTGCCCTGCGCATCGCCGACGTCGCCCGCGGCACCGTGCAGATGGAGACCGCGCACGGGTCCATCGAGATCGGCATCCGCGAGGGCACCGCTGCCTGGCTCGACGTCAGCTCCGAGCGCGGGCAGGTGCGCAACACCCTCACCCCCTCCCGGACGCCGGAGAAGTCCGAGGACACCGTCGAGGTCCGTGCCCGGACCCGCTACGGCAACATCGACGTGCGCCGCGCCCGTATCTGA
- a CDS encoding arsenate reductase ArsC produces MTSAPPTSVLFVCVHNAGRSQMAAGFLRHLAGDRVEVRSAGSLPGDRVNPAAVEAMAEAGVDISGRRPEVLTPQAVRASDYVITMGCGDACPVFPGKRYLDWELEDPAGKGVEAVRPIRDEIRKRVEALIAEIDARRAG; encoded by the coding sequence ATGACCTCCGCCCCGCCCACCTCCGTGCTCTTCGTCTGCGTCCACAACGCGGGCCGGTCCCAGATGGCCGCGGGTTTCCTCCGTCACCTCGCCGGCGACCGGGTCGAGGTCCGCTCGGCCGGCTCCCTGCCCGGGGACCGGGTGAACCCCGCCGCCGTCGAGGCCATGGCGGAGGCCGGTGTCGACATCTCCGGCCGGCGGCCGGAGGTGCTCACCCCCCAGGCGGTGCGGGCGTCCGACTATGTCATCACCATGGGCTGCGGTGACGCCTGCCCGGTCTTCCCCGGCAAGCGCTACCTGGACTGGGAGCTGGAGGACCCGGCCGGCAAGGGCGTCGAGGCCGTCCGTCCGATCCGGGACGAGATCAGGAAGCGCGTCGAGGCGCTGATCGCCGAGATCGACGCCCGGCGGGCCGGCTGA
- a CDS encoding ArsR/SmtB family transcription factor has translation MLTSVETDLIRALADPLRLRIVSLLARETLCTTHLVEETGARQTNLSNHLRVLREAGIVETEPCGRFTYYKLRPEVLAGLAGRFAELAETARTSEQNKRACP, from the coding sequence ATGCTGACGTCAGTCGAGACCGACCTGATCCGGGCGCTCGCCGACCCGCTCCGGCTGCGCATCGTGTCCCTGCTCGCCCGCGAGACGCTGTGCACGACGCATCTGGTGGAGGAGACCGGCGCCCGCCAGACCAACCTCTCCAACCACCTGCGGGTGCTCCGGGAGGCCGGGATCGTGGAGACCGAGCCGTGCGGGCGGTTCACCTACTACAAGCTCCGGCCCGAGGTCCTCGCCGGTCTGGCGGGCCGGTTCGCCGAACTGGCCGAGACCGCCCGCACCTCCGAGCAGAACAAGAGGGCCTGCCCGTGA
- a CDS encoding serine hydrolase domain-containing protein has translation MREQAEQRFRPSGRGRKGGRALVAGAVAVAAGVLAAGTVVPPAAAAPSAARHGGTVQQGLDALVRSDGVPAALAGVTDGRGHTRTYTAGVGDLATGAGVPRDGQVRVGSNTKAFTAVVVLQLVAEGKVDLDGFVGTYLPGLVRGEGIDGDRITVRQLLQHTSGLPNYVNQLSDEIRSYEPRELLDLALRQQADFAPGERWAYSNTNYLVAGLLVEQVTGHPLAAEIERRVIRRAGLRHTYFPAPGELRIRERHPRGYHQGAPGAPFVDATEWDPSWAWAAGQLVSTNSDLNRFYIALLRGRLLPAPQLAQMRTTVPAGPPFADGARYGLGLVGTPLSCDGEVYWGHGGSMTGYETRGGVTEDGRAVNVAVTTQPGEAARQHLERIVDQALCSAARPDRGVG, from the coding sequence GTGCGCGAGCAGGCAGAGCAGCGGTTCCGTCCGTCCGGACGAGGGAGGAAGGGCGGACGCGCCCTGGTGGCGGGAGCGGTCGCGGTGGCCGCGGGCGTGCTCGCGGCCGGGACCGTGGTGCCGCCCGCCGCGGCGGCGCCCTCCGCCGCCCGGCACGGCGGTACCGTGCAGCAGGGCCTCGACGCCCTCGTGCGCTCCGACGGCGTGCCCGCCGCCCTGGCCGGTGTCACGGACGGACGGGGCCACACCCGTACGTACACCGCGGGCGTCGGTGACCTCGCCACCGGCGCCGGGGTGCCCCGCGACGGCCAGGTCCGCGTCGGCAGCAACACCAAGGCGTTCACGGCCGTGGTCGTGCTGCAGCTCGTCGCCGAGGGGAAGGTGGACCTCGACGGCTTCGTCGGTACCTACCTGCCGGGTCTGGTGCGCGGTGAGGGCATCGACGGCGACCGCATCACCGTGCGCCAGCTCCTCCAGCACACCAGCGGGCTGCCGAACTACGTCAACCAGCTGAGCGACGAGATCCGTTCCTACGAGCCCCGCGAACTCCTGGACCTCGCGCTCCGGCAGCAGGCCGACTTCGCGCCCGGCGAGCGCTGGGCGTACAGCAACACCAACTACCTGGTCGCCGGGCTCCTCGTGGAGCAGGTCACCGGACACCCCCTCGCCGCCGAGATCGAGCGGCGCGTCATCCGGCGCGCCGGGCTGCGCCACACCTACTTCCCCGCCCCCGGTGAGCTGCGCATCCGCGAACGCCACCCCAGGGGCTACCACCAGGGGGCCCCGGGGGCACCGTTCGTGGACGCCACCGAGTGGGACCCGTCCTGGGCCTGGGCGGCCGGGCAGCTGGTGTCCACCAACTCCGACCTCAACCGTTTCTACATCGCGCTGCTGCGCGGCCGTCTCCTTCCGGCGCCCCAGCTCGCCCAGATGCGCACCACGGTCCCCGCCGGGCCCCCCTTCGCCGACGGCGCCCGCTACGGCCTCGGCCTGGTCGGTACCCCGCTCTCCTGCGACGGCGAGGTCTACTGGGGCCACGGCGGCAGCATGACGGGGTACGAGACCCGTGGCGGCGTCACCGAGGACGGCCGCGCCGTCAACGTCGCCGTCACCACACAGCCGGGAGAGGCCGCCCGGCAGCACCTGGAGCGGATCGTGGACCAGGCGCTCTGCTCGGCCGCACGACCGGACCGGGGCGTGGGCTGA